AGTCGTGCGCGAGATCGTGCCGCTGCTCCGCGGAAACGACGCCGGCAAGCCGAGCGGCGGGGCCGGGTACGAGCGAGGGATGGAGCGCGGGATCGAGATCGCGAAGAACCTCGGTGGTGGCAATGGCAGCGGGGGAGGAGACGAGTTCGGCGAGATCGCCAAGCTCCTCACCCTCGTAAAGACCGCGACCGCTGCGAATACGCCGCCGCCGCCCCCGCCCCCGCCTCCCCCGCCGAATCCGTGGCCCATGGCGACGCCGATGTCCTGGGAGGGCTGGGAGATGATCCAGACCCCTATGGGGATGGTCTTGAGGCAGGCCACTTCGCCCGCGCAGTCCGCGCCTGCGCCGCCCGCGCCGCCCGCGCCGCCCGCGCCCGCGCCTGCGCAGCCCCCGCCGCCCGCGCCCGCGCCGCCCGCACCCGTCGAGCTCCCGCAGCTCGAGCCCGTGGCGCCCGTGCGTGTGCAACCCGCGGCGCCCGTGCACTGCACGGACGGCCAGCAGAATATCGCGCCGCCGCCGAGGCCCCCGCCGCCTCCGCCGCCGCCTCCGGAGCCTCCTTTCGTCGTGAGCGCGCCGCTTCCGCCTCCTCCTCCGCCGCCGCCGGAGCCTCCTTTCGTGGACGCGCCGCTTCCGCCGCCTGTTCCGCCGCCGCCTCCTCCTCCTCCGCCGCCGCCCGCGAGCGCGCGGTCCGAGTCGCGGTCGCACAAACCGACCAATCTCGCGCCGCACCTCACGGCCGCGGGTCTCATTCCCGCGCCTCCGGATCCCTCGATCCCCGCCAATCCTCTCGCCAGTGCCGCAATGCAGGGCATCCAACTTCTCGACAACAATCCCGACCTCTTGGCGAAACTCGAGGAATTCGCCACGACCGGATCGCCCGCAGTCTTCGGCGAGGCGCTGTCCATGGCCGTAAAGAGCGGTGTCAAATGATCCGGCCGCGTATCGTCCACTTCCCGTCGAACCTCGCGAAAGCGCGGTACATGGCCGAGGGCAGCAAGCGCGATCTCCTGCTTCCCGAGGTGCAGCGCTGGGCCGCCGTCTTCCGGCAATTGCCGATGCACGAGCGCGCCGCGGCGATCCTGAAATTCTGCCAGTACGCGATCGACTACGTGCGCGATCCGAAGCGCGAAGTCCTCGAAGATTCCGCCGTGACGCTCTTCCGCGGTTTCGGCGACTGCGACGCGAAGACGCGCGTCTTCGTGACGCTCTGCCGCGCATGCGGCATTCCGGCCCGCGAAAAGCCGGTCCGCCCGGAGCAGGACTTTCCGCACATCCTCGCGGAGGTCTTCGTGAATGGGCGATGGCAACCCGCGGACCCGACCATCCTGAACTCGACGATCGGGCGTATCCCGCCCGCCTGGCTTGCGAGAACGAACTACTGGTGACGCCATGAGCCACAACCCGCCCCTTCGATGCGCCGTCTGTCTACGGCGACGACCCCTGCTTTGCGGTGGATACTGCGAATGCGGCGCGACCGTGTGGGAGCTCATCCCGCACGAAGTCCCGCCGGGCATCGTCGTCGAATCGCTCGAGGAGCGTAGCACGCCCTTGCGACCGACGCATTTCCCCGCGCTCCTTTCGCGCGCGCTGGGGGGCGTCGTGCTCGGCTTGAAGGTGCTCGTGGGCGGCGTGCCCGGGGCCGGCAAGTCGACCCTTTGCGCCGAGCTCGCCGCGCAGATCGCCGCGAAGCTGGACGGGCTCGGATACTGGCTCGACGCAGAGCAGAACCGAAACCTCGTGCAGGAGCTCTTTCCGCGCACGGGTTCGTCGTCACGACACATTCGCCTCGTGAGCAGGCGCAGCGGCAGCGGCAGCAAGGTCGGCTGGCGCGACGCCCTCCAGGCCGTGCCGCCCGATGCCGCCGTGATCGTCGTGGACTCGCTTCAACGCTGGGCAAGGAGCTACGTCGAGCAAACGACGCTCCTCGAAACGGTCGCGACGATGCGCCCCACGGTGCTCGTCGTCTCGCACTTCAACAAGGCCGGCCAGTTCGCCGGTCCCATGGGGAACGAATACGACGTGGACGCCACGGCCATCGTCCGTCCGAAGAACATCGAAGTAACCAAGTGCCGCTGGAGCCTTTGCCCGCGCACGATCGAGCGTCCGATGGCCTCGTAGAGCCATCGCACGAAACACAACCGAAGCAGGGAGAGGAGGCATTTCGGTATGCCTAACGCTATCACTTTGTCCTACGAGACCAACGAGGAGACCAGCGGCGCGCCCGAAGGGGAAACAGCGACGCCGTTCGACGACGATACGGGAGGCTTCTTCGACACGCTCATCAGCGGCGGGGGGCAGTTGCTTTCTTGCCGCATAGCGCGGTGAGCTGATGCCAGCACTCACCACCGTACAGGTCGATGATCTGTTGCCAGCTCCGCAACTCCGAGTCCGGCTCGACGGCAGACGACTGCCCGTCGAGCCCCGTGGGCTCTGGGTGGTTCATGGTGCTGGGTCGATAATGGAACAAGTCGCTCGGTCATTGCAACACAAAAGCTGTTGCTTGGACTACCCGTCGTCGAGCGCGCCGACGAACCAATCGTTTGAAGGCAAAGCAAATGTCGCGCGCAGGGAGTGCTTCCCGAGAAAGTGCCGAGGATTTTGCAGCCGCGAGGGGGCGGCTGACGTGGGTTCTCCGGGGGTGGATTGACGGCTCATCCGCGGACCACGGGAGACCGATGGTGTGCAAAACCAGCGGAAAGCGTGACGCGTCGCCGATCAGAGCTGCCCCCTTACGGGGCATCGAACGGAAGCGACCGTCCGGACGATGTCGATCCGTACGGGAAACGATGTAGGTCGAGGTTTGCCTGTCGCCCAAGTGGGTGTTCGTGCGGACGTACGGGTACGACGCGCCAGCATGAAACAAGGCAAATCGAGCACGCGAACGGGGTTGAACGCCTCGAAGAGTTCTTTGTGGCACCACGTGCGCGGATCGCGCGTGTTGCTTTCGGCAGTGAACATGCCTGTTCAGCGTTCGGCTGTTGAAACAGTCGAGGTTGGCCATGGCTGAACTTCATGCGGAGAGACGAACCCCCGCCTGAGCCGCATCCGGGATCGCGTGTACCGAAGTTTAAGGTGATCGCTGTATGAGGAATGTTCGAGGTGGAATTGGTTCTTGGTGCAGGTACGTGCGGAACGAAATGATAGCCTACGGGATGGTCCGTGCGCGCCAGGAGAACGCCGAGATTTTCCGAGCCTGCGCCGAGACCGAGCGCGGCAACGCCGTGGCGTCTCCCTCGGGAAGGCCGGGGGCCCGCGCCTCGGACCTGATCACGACGACGAGCTCGCGACCGACGTTGTGAGATATTACGCCGTCGGGTTCGGAGGCGAGTGCGAATTCCTACAGTGGCGGTCGCTCGAGCGGGCTTCGTGCGTGGTCCGCCGGGATATGTTTTCCGAGAAAGAGAAGGGCGATTCGAGAGGCGCTCGGTCGACGAGGCTTGATTCTCAGGGGTCCAGTCCGGGGACTTCCGAGAAATCAGCCGAGGATTTGCCCGGCGGCGGGTGGCGAGCGCGAGGGTTCGCGGCACTTGCGCGAGAGGGGCTCGGCGAGCATGCGAAATCTCGTTCGATTTCTCGGCGGCCCTCGGATCGCCACGCGGCGAAACAAGGGGGGCGCTCAAAATCCCCCATCGAAGCTCGGCTTTTCGATCTCCGTCGACAAGTCGACGATTTTATTCGCGAAATGGCTTGAAAGTCGTCGCTGACGTGCCGTACATTCCGGTGGACCGACGCTTGGGAGGGGTCGCTCGCCATGAGCTCGAGCCCCCTCGCCTGGTCGTCGATTCACGTGGCGCCGCGGAGCCCTCGCGCGCGTCGGGGAGGTGGACATGGGCGGTAAGGAAGGGAGGTCCCGGCATGTCGGCAAAGCAGGGAGAAGCCCATCAAGCGGTCGGGGGCTGGGTGCCCATCGACCGCGCAGCGGCGCACCTCGGCATGAATGTGGGCGCGCTGCGAAAGACGCTGGAGCGGCGCGCCGTGCGGGCGGCGGACGGGGTGACCGAGGCGAGCGTCGACGGCGTGCGGGCGCGCAAGTTCGGCCGGATCTGGCGGGTCCGGTTCTCCGAAGCTTGGGGTGTCCCGTGAGGACGGTCCTCGTGCTACAGTCCCAGCCTCGCAAAGGTGGCTGGGATGGTCGGAAAGGAATCTGACCATGGCAGTCCGCAAGGTAGAGCGATACGGGGAAACCCGTCTGTTGATTGACATCCAGTACAAGAAGCGGGACGGCACGCGGGCCCGCTTCCGCAAGGATGCCGAGGTCCAAACGTGGACCGCGGCCCGTGCGGAGGAGAAGCGGTACCTGCTCAACATCGCCAATTTTGGCGAGCCGTTCGAGCCGGGGACTGCGCCGGACGATTCGGACGATTCGTCCGGAGCGAATGCCGCGCCGAAGCCGAAGCCGAAGCCGAAGAAGACCTTTGCCGAGGTGGTCAGCGAGTTCCGAGAGACCTTCATGGTCGCGGAGCTCAAGGTCACCAGCCGGAAGGGGTACGAGTCGGTCCTTCGGGCCTCGCTGCTCCCGAAGCTCGGCAAGCTGACCCTCGACAAGGTCGACGGGAAGGCCGCGGCGGATCTCGACCTCGCGCTCTCGAAGCGCAAGTTGAGCCGCTCGACGCGGAACAATACGCAGGTCGTGCTTCGATCGGTTCTGCGGTTCGCGAAGAGCCGCGGATACATCGAGGACCGGCCGGCGAATTTGCCGCGTTTGAAGCAGGTCGGGCAGCGCGTCCTGGAGATTCCGAGCGACGATCAGGTCGAGCAGATTCTCGGGGTCGCCTGCGATACGCACCGCCTGGGCTTCACCCTCATGTCGGACGCCGGGCTTCGTCCCAACGAAGTGCGCGCGCTCCGATGCAAGGACGTGCAGCTCCGGTGGGAGAAGGGCGAGGCGGTCGGCGGGTTCCTCACCGTGCGCGAGGGTCGGTCACACGGCGAGATTCACACGCCGAAGACCGGGCAGCGCGAGATTCCGATCTCGCGCGAACTCGCGCGGGTCCTCGTTCCGGTTGTCAAGAGCGCAGCGCGCGAGGCGTACGTGGCGCTGAGCGACACCGGGGAGCCGTGGGGCCAGTCCGGGCTCAAGCAGGCGTTCGCGCGCACGAGCAAGCGGGCCGGGGTCGAAGGGTGGTCGGTGTACTGCCTAGAGCAATACGCCTCGCGTTCACTTTCGCCTGACTTTACCGACACTTGACTCGTCGGGGTCGTGCCTCCCCGAGAGTTTTCCGACAGATTACCGCCGCCCGTGGATCCCTCGCCGGCCGGGACGAGCAGGCAGGCAGGCAGGGGTGGGAAGACCTCGCCGACGTTGCCGCGGAGCGCTTCACCTTCGCGGATGTAGACCAAGGTCGAGTTGAAGTTCTGGTGTCCCGCGCGCTGCATGATGACGTGCGGAGTGTCCCCACGCATGGCCATCCACGTGATCCCCGTCGCGCGGAGATCGTGAAACGTCATCCGCTTGTGGAGCTCGTCGGCGATGTACAGGTCCGGGCGATCGAGTCCGGCCGTCAGCATTGCCGCCCGGAAGCGCCGCGCCATGTGCTCGCCATAGACCGGAATTACCCGGCCGCTCTCGTCACGTTCGGCGTACAGCGCGTGAAGCAGGGGGAGCAAATTCGGCTCGATTCGGAAGGCCCGCGGGCGCCTGGCCTTCGTCCCCTTCTCCTGCTTTCGCGCGCGATCGAAGCTGCGGCGGACATAGATGACGCCCTCCTGTAGGTTAACGTCGGTCCACCGCAGACGAAGGATCTCCGATATGCGGGAGTAGAGGTATATGGCGAGCGTCGCCAGCCGGCGCATTTCGAGAGGCGCTTTTTCGCACGATACGAGCTGTAGGAACTCGCTCGGGAAAAGGTACACCTTGGATCGTTGATCGCCCCGGTCAGGGCCCACGACGCCCTGCGCTGGGTTGTCCTTGCGTACGCGCAGCGCGAGGTTTTTCGCCGATGATGCGTCCCGAAATAGCTTGTGAACCGCAAGCCATAGCTTTTTCGCGCTGCGCCACGAATACTCACCTTGGACGATCTTCTTGTCGAGGACTTGGACCAGTCTCTCCAAATCCTCGCGCGTGATCGTCGCGATCGGCTTCTCTCCGATGGTCGGCACGACGTGTAGCGTAAAGGCGGAGCGGTCGCTCTTGATGCTGGTATATCCTCGCTCTTCGCGATCCCGTAGCCATCGGTCGAGGTACTCTGCGAACGTCTCCCCCTTCGGAACGGGCGCACCCCTGCTCCGCTCGCGCGCCTGCTGGTCGAGCCGTTCGCGCGCCTTGTCGGGGTTGTCCGTGTAGAACCTCGCGGTCTCGCGGGCGCGAGCTTCGGACATGCCCGGGGGGAGGTGGATCCGCACGTAGCGGCCGTCCAGAAGGACGCGCGCCACGTAATGGTCACCTTCAAGCAATATGTTACCAGTGCGACGGCGGCCCATATTACAGGACCTCCGCGCTTGAAAAATGGCTGGATCTTGCCCAGATGGACGGTATGGTGCCCATAGGTCAAACCTCGATTACCGCGGGGTTTGTCTTAGGGTCTCGTTCGGTGTTACCAGCACCGGACGGGGCCCGCTTTTTCTGCCCTACCAGCGGACCACACCCCCCGGCGGGCGTCAAGGGCTCGCCTCGGCCGCTCGGTTGGCTCGCGGCGGCGCGCAGCGGGCCCGGGAAGCGATCGGCGAGGGGAGAGCGGCCTGGCGTCGCAGGTCGCACGCTGCGCCCGTCCTCGCGCCCGTGGGGGGACGTGGCAGAGCTGCGCGGGCCGGCCTCGGCGCGGAGGGACCTCGGCGAGCTCGCGGGGGGCGTCGAGCCGGCGCTCGTGCTCGCGTTCGGCCTCGGCCTCGGCGCGCCCGTGCGATCGGCTCGCGGCGGCGCGTAGGCGCCTCGTGCTCGCGCCCGCGTCGCGGTCGCGGCCGAACCCTGCTTCGCTCCCCTCGCCGATCGTCTCGCGTCCGATGCGCGCCCGCTCGCGCGGTCTCTCGAGGTCCCCACGTGCGGACGCTCCTCGGCGCGCGCATGTCCGCCCGGCGCAGCGGCGGCGCGGCGGCGCGGGGTCATGCTCTCGAGGTCCGCCTCGTGCTCGTCCTCGGCGGGCGCGTCGTGCTCGTCCTCGGCGGGCGCGTCGTGCTCGTCCTCGGCGAGCGCACGCTCGCCCGTCTGCGTCGATCGACTCGCGGCGGCGCGATGCTCCGCGCAGCGTGGCCCGTTCGGAAGCGCGGCGAGCTCGCGGCCGTCCTCGGCCTCGATGTCTCGACGGGCGAAGGGCGGATCGGTCCGTTCGGGCGGCGCGCATCGAGGCGCCGCTCGTGTGTGGTTCGTCATGGCATATCAGCGGCGGCGCTCGCGTGCGCCTCGCCGCCCCCTTTCGAGTGCTTCAATCCCAGCGCGCCCGCCCCCACGGGCGCGCACGATGGCCGAGGACGCGCGAGCACGAGGCCGATCGATGTCTCGACGGTCCGGACCTCGCGCGAGGCGCCTCGGCGGAATCAGCGACCGCGCGGGCGCGGGCTCCGTTCCGTGGTCGGGCCCTGCTTCGGGTCTCGACCCATGGCGAGTTCGTGCGCCTCGGCCGGTGACAAGGCGTTCACGTCGACGGGCGGCACGGCGCGCGCTCCGGGCGGCGGGCGCGGGGTTCGCGGGCGCGCGATCTTTTGCGACTGGATCCACGCGTCGACGTCCGCGCGCTTGGCGAGGAGCTTTTTGCCCGCCCGGTACGTCGGAAACGCATTCTCGCGAGCGAGGCGGAGAAACGCGGTTTTGCCCATAGGAGAGCCCTTGGCGTCGTAATAGGGCTGTTCGTCGCGTCTTCCGTGCTGCGCTGCGGTCTCTATGACAAGCGTCACAAGCCATTTCAGGAAGCGCACGAATGCATTGCCGAGATCGGTCAAGGGATCGCCGGGCCGAGGGTCATCCGTTGCCATGGTAGGCGCCTCCCTTCTGTGCGCTTACCTGTAGTTGCTGACGGACCAGGACGAGCGTCCCGACGCGCACGGGAAGGCCGCCCGTCACGCGTGCCAGGGTTTGACGGCTGATGTTGAGGCGCTCGAGGGCCGCCCGCTCGCCGATGGCAGACACGAGAGCGCCGAGGGCTTGGCGCACGTCATCCGGCGGGGTGACGCCTTGCGCCCGGGGAATCTTGGAGCGTTGGGCTTGCTGCATGACGTTTCTTTTAGTCATGCAAAGCGACTGCGGAATGCGTAGAGAACCGCTGGGGAATTTTGCCTTACAAGTCGCCGGACGTGCGGACGTTGGACGCAAGTTTACGTGGAGTGCTCTGCTAGGCTTCCCAAAAAACGGAGAAGATCAGGATCGGGCTCCTCTTCTGTCTCGTCGGATCTTTGGCTCCGCGTTTTCTCTGCCTCCTTGATTGTCTTTACGAAACCATCGAATGCCTGTTTGCTTTTGTATTTGTCATTCGGGCGAACTCTGTGCGCCTGCCTTTTTCGCCTTACGCTGTCGAATGCGTTTTCAGTCTCTATTTCGTAGCCGAGAGCTTTGCATTCGAGTATCAAGTGTGCCGCTACGCGCTCAACCGCGATCCGCTCTTCGAGTCGATTCCTAATGGCGCTGTCGTCGATGCTTCCAAATCGAGCGTCAATGCTCACAAGATCCTGCTTCAAATTTGCCGCGATCGTGTTGCTCGCTTCGACGATTGCAGGATCAAGAGGTTTGCCGCGCCCTGGATCAATCTTCTTTTTTCGTCCACCGTCTACATCAAACTGCGCCCAGCCGGGCGCAAGATGGCCAAAGCCCGGTAGGTGGCTCAACTCCTGTCGCGCTTCGCCAATTGCGTCCAAGATCGCCCAGATAAAAAGATCCTTTTGCGGCGGCTCGTTTGCCCTCTCAAAAAGTTTTTGCGCAAGCTCAAGCCTGAGCCACGCGTCGTGACTATTAGTTTGAATGGCATCTAGCAGCTTCGACAAGATCGCTTGCGCCAGGATGATTCTCTGGATAGCTCGGTGATAGCGCTGGATCCTGATTACAGGGTCTTTCGATGGCCTGAGCGGCATGCCAATGCGCGCAAAGGATTCTAGCTCCTCGGGGCTCGGCCCGAGGGACGAGTAGCGAATTGCGTAAGGGCCGAAAAATGTCAGGACTTCGCGCAATACGCGAAGGCTTTCCTTTTTGTAGTCATTTGTCGGGTATGTATTGTCGGGTTTAGGCGCCACTGCCTTCGAGGGCTCTTCGTTGGCGTCGGGCTTGTCCGTCGCGTCCTCCGCGCTCGCGTTGCCCGTCTCGCTCGTCGTATCGGACGCAGGTTCGGCGGCGCTCCCGGCCTCGGCCTCCGCGACGCTCGGCTTCGTCCGGGCCTGCTTCTTCTGCGTCGCGGCGCTCGCGGCCTCGCGCCTCGTGCTCTTCTTCGCGTTGCCCGCGCTCTTCTTCCTCGTGCTCGCCTTCACCATGGGCGGGATCGTGTGGTCCGTCCTCGAGATCCCCAAGTTTTCGGCGAGGGGGCCGAGGTCCGGCCGGGCGTAGCCCCTCACGGCCGAGGACGAGCGCCGGCTCGACGTGCACGAGCTCGCGGCGCGCCTCGCCGAGGACGAGCGTGCTCCGCGCCCGCCTCGATGCTCGCCGGGCCAAGGGACCGCGGGGTGCGGCTCGACGTGCGACGCCGGGCGGCGCGTCCTCGCGGCGGGGCCGAGGCCCCAGCGGGCGCAGCGGGCCGAGGAAGAGCGCCGGCTCAACGTGCACGAGCTCGCGGCGCGGGCGCAGCGTTCGGGCATCGCGCAGCGCTGGCCAGCGGCCGAGGACGAGCGCCGGCTCGACGTGCACGAGCTCGCGGCGCGGGCGCAGCGTTCGGGCATCGCGCAGCGCTGGCCAGCGGCCGAGGAAGAGCGCCGGCTCAACGTGCACGAGCTCGCGGCGCGGGCGCAGCGTTCGGGCATCGCGCAGCGCTGGCCAGCGGCCGAGGAAGAGCGCCGGCTCAACGTGCACGAGCTCGCGGCGCGCCTCGCCGAGGACGAGCGTGCTCGACGCGCCCCCCTCGATGATCGCCGGGCCAAGGGACCGCGGGGTGCGGCTCGACGTGCGACGCCGGGCGGCGCGTCCTCGGCGCGCCCGCTTGCCCCCGTGCAGAAGCAGCAAGATTCCGACGCTCGCCCGCTGGATCTCGGCGCGAGCAATCGAGCGGCCCCCCTCGCCAATCGAGCGGTATGCATGACGGGTATCCCCTCCGATTGCATTGCATTGACGCTCGATTGCGCTCATTCGCGCGTGCACGAAATGGGCTTGCGTGCCTCGTGCGCGTCGTGGATAGTATCGGCCAGCTATGCGAAACCTCGACAGACTGAACGATAGACAGCGCGTTCTGCTCGTCGCTGGCGCGGCGGACCTTCACCCGATCACCGCGGGGCACGTGCTCGGCGGAAAACCCGTCTCGAGGAAGACGCGGATCGCTCTCGAGCGGGCCCGCGCGAACCTGGACGCGATCCGGGAAGAGCTCGGCGCGGCGCTCGATCGGCTCGCGGCGAACGAGACCGCGAACACGGCCGGCGCAGCGTCCTCGGCCTCGATGCCGGGCGGCGCGGCGGCGCTCGCCTGAACGAACGCGAGGCGCGAGCGTCCTCGGCCTCGATGCCGGGCGGCGCTCGCGGCCTCGCCATGACATTGCAGGGGGGACGCGTCGAAGGGAGGGCGACGCGAGCGGGAAAGGTGCGCGCTGCGATGGGTCGCGCGAGCGGCGATCGTGCGCGCTGCGCATGTACCAAGAAAAACGGCCGCCTCGGGAGGCACGCCCGGACGGCCGCGAATGGTCGAGACACAATGAAAGTAGCAGAATCGGACAACGAATGCAATGGGACCGGCGAGGACGAGCATTCCCTCGATGCTCTCGACGGCCGCCCGGCCGACGCTGGGGAGCTTCCGCGCGAAGCCGAGGCGCGCGCGCCGATCGGGACGGCCGAGGCTCGCGGCGAGCCGTGCGAGGCCGAGCACGATGGCGGCCGTCCGCCTGGCGAGGAGGACAAGCGCGCTTCCTCCCCTCGCCCGTCGAAGGGCGCCGAGGCGCAAGGCAAGGCCCGCGGGCGCAAGCGATCCCAGCCGCGAGCGCCCGACACTCCTCCGGGGGATTGGCGCAGCGCGCTCGTTTACAGGAATACTC
This portion of the Polyangium spumosum genome encodes:
- a CDS encoding transglutaminase-like domain-containing protein, which produces MIRPRIVHFPSNLAKARYMAEGSKRDLLLPEVQRWAAVFRQLPMHERAAAILKFCQYAIDYVRDPKREVLEDSAVTLFRGFGDCDAKTRVFVTLCRACGIPAREKPVRPEQDFPHILAEVFVNGRWQPADPTILNSTIGRIPPAWLARTNYW
- a CDS encoding tyrosine-type recombinase/integrase, whose product is MSREDGPRATVPASQRWLGWSERNLTMAVRKVERYGETRLLIDIQYKKRDGTRARFRKDAEVQTWTAARAEEKRYLLNIANFGEPFEPGTAPDDSDDSSGANAAPKPKPKPKKTFAEVVSEFRETFMVAELKVTSRKGYESVLRASLLPKLGKLTLDKVDGKAAADLDLALSKRKLSRSTRNNTQVVLRSVLRFAKSRGYIEDRPANLPRLKQVGQRVLEIPSDDQVEQILGVACDTHRLGFTLMSDAGLRPNEVRALRCKDVQLRWEKGEAVGGFLTVREGRSHGEIHTPKTGQREIPISRELARVLVPVVKSAAREAYVALSDTGEPWGQSGLKQAFARTSKRAGVEGWSVYCLEQYASRSLSPDFTDT